Part of the Caulobacter sp. SL161 genome is shown below.
GTCGTTGAGGATCGTCATCAGGCCATGGCCCGACTGCTCAATCATCTCCAGGTACTCGGACTGCTGGGCGTCCAGCTTGGTGCCGCGCAAGGCGTGGGCCAGGCCCAAAACGCCGTTCATCGGCGTGCGCAGCTCATGGCTCATCATCGCCAGGAAGGCCGACTTGGCGCGGCTGGCCTCCAGCGCCTGGGCTTCGGCCTCCTCTCGCGCCTTGGCCGAGGCGCGCATGGTGCGGACCGCGTCGGCGACATAGCCGATGAGGCCCAGCAGGATCACAAACGCTGCGAACCTGTCCAAGAGGTCGAAGCGCTTGGCCAGCAGGGGCAAAGCGGCCAGCATCAGGAACGGCCAGACCGTCAGGGACAGCATCGCCGCCAGACTGTTCATCGCGTAGCGAACGCCCTCCACGACGATGCCGAACAGGATCAGCAGCGCCGCATACCGCATCGCCATCGGCCCGTTGAGGACGCAGTAGGCCGACATGAACGACCAGACCATGGCGAAGGCCGAGGGCGGGCCGATCCTCATGAAGCGAATCATGCCCTGCCCCCAATCGGGCCTGTAGGCGCGCTCCAGATAGACGACCCAAAGTTCGCAGATGGTGTTGGCGACCAGCCAGACGATCAGCGCGGTCCAGCCAAGATAGAAAAACAGCAGGCCGCCCACCATGGCGGTCGCGATCAGCCGAGCCGCGCGGCTACGTCGCGTGACCACGAGCATCGCGCCCGCCTGGCCGTCATCCAGAATATCCCGGAGAGCCAAGCTCTCTACTCCCGCGAACTAAAAGTCGCGGGAGTTAGCGCCGACAAAGTTCAATAAGCATTTAAGCGCGGCCGCGAGAGCCTTGCTCAAAACACGATCAGCCTTGGAACGGATCGCGCATCAGGATGGTGTCGTCGCGCTCAGGGCTGGTCGAGAGCAACGCCACCGGCGCGCCGATCAACTCCTCGACGCGGCGCACGTACTTGATGGCGTTGGCGTTGAGATCCTTGAAGGACCGGGCTCCGGCGGTGCTTTCCGTCCAGCCCTCGATCTCTTCGTAAACCGGCGTGGCGGCGGCCTGATCACGAAGACCGGCAGGCAGGTAGTCGACGACCTTGTCGCCGATCTTGTAGCCGACGCAGATCTTCAGGGTCTTCAGGCCGTCCAGCACGTCCAGCTTGGTCAGGGCCACGCCGTGGATGCCGTTGATGGCCACCGACTGGCGCACCAGCACCGAGTCGAACCAGCCGCAGCGACGCGCGCGGCCGGTGTTGACGCCCACCTCTCGGCCGACGGTCGACAGGTGCTTGCCGACCTCGTCGAACAGCTCGGCCGGGAACGGGCCTTCGCCGACACGGGTGGTGTAGGCCTTGACGATGCCCAGCACGAAGCCGGTCGCCGACGGGCCCATGCCCGAGCCGGCCGAGGCCTGGCCGGCGGCGGTGTTGGACGAGGTGACGAACGGATAGGTGCCGTGGTCAACGTCCAGCAGCGAGCCTTGCGCGCCCTCGAACAGGATGCGGCGGCCGGCCTTGTAGGCCTGGTCCAGCACCCGCCACGCCGGCTGGGCGTAGGACAGGATGCGCGGCGCCAGTTCCATCAGGGCGTCGAACAGTTCCTGCGCATTGGCCTCGGGCAGGCCAAGGCCGCGACGCAGGGCGCCGTGGTGGGCCAGCAGGCGGTCGATCTTGGGCTTCAGGGCTTCGGGATCGGCGAGATCCGCGACGCGGATGGCGCGTCGGCCGACCTTGTCCTCATAGGCCGGGCCGATGCCGCGGCCCGTGGTGCCGATCTTCTGGGTCGAGGCGGCTTCGCGCGCCTGGTCCAGGTCGCGGTGCAGCGGCAGGATCAGGCAGGCGTTGTCGGCCAGGATCAGCAGGTCGGGGGTGATCGCCACGCCCTGATCGGCGATCTGGTCGATCTCGGTCAGCAGGTGCCACGGGTCGACCACGACGCCATTGCCGATGACGGAGAGCTTGCCCTGCACCACGCCCGAGGGCAGCAGAGCCAGCTTGTAGACCTTGCCGTCCACCACCAGCGTATGGCCGGCGTTGTGGCCGCCCTGGAAGCGCACCACGACATCGGCGCGGTTGCTGAGCCAGTCGACGATCTTGCCCTTGCCCTCGTCGCCCCACTGGGCGCCGACAACGGTCACGTTAGCCATGGTTTGGATACGCCTTGTCGCCTGCCGAGTGACGCCGCGAGGTCCTTCGACAGGACTCGACCCCGGACGTGGTCTCAATTTTGGGCGGCGCCGGCCGTTGGCGTCGCGCGCCTAGCCGAAGTCAGAAGGCGTAAACCAGCCGAACCCCCGCGTCGTCAAGCCCCTGGTTCTTGCCTTGGTGGAAGATCTGGCCGTTCGACAGGTGGGTGTAGGAAAGCTCGACCGACACCTTGTCATTGACCTGATAGCCCAAGGCCAGCTCGGGCTCGAACAGCACCTTCGAGCCGAAATCGATGCGGTTGTAGTAGAGCCAGGTGCGGCGATCACGCTCTTCCGGCGTCAGGTTCGGCGCGTTGGCGGGCGGCAGGCCGGCCTTGCCGTCGGTATAGGCCAGACCGATGCCCGGTCTCAGATAGAAGCCGCCGGGCTGACCCAGCTCGACCTTCCAGTTGAAGCCGACGGCCGCGAAGTTCGAGGTGTTGTTGGTGTTGATCGACACCATGGCGTGAACCTGCGGCTTGCCCAGCCAGTCCAGGCGCTCAATGCGGTTGGTGCGATAGCCCAGATGGATGTCGGCGCCGCCTTCGCGGCCGGCCGCGCCGAGGCCGATGGCTTTGCCGATGAACGTGACGTCGTGCTTGTAGACGCCGACAAAGGCCTCGCCCGCAAAGGCGGAGCTCGCGCATCCGAGCCCGGCGGCGCCCAGCATCAAGGAGGCCACAGCGGCGAAAGTGGCGGTCTTCATCACGTCGTCCTGAACAGCTTAGCCCCCACCCCAATATGGCGGTAACGGCAGAGGTCGGAAAGGGTTTCGATCGCAGCGTCGCCACGCTAGCCTGACTCTATGACCGTCTCGCTCGCCGACATCCAAGCCGCCGCCGCTCGCCTGAAGGGCCTGGCCGTCGAGACGCCGCTGATCGAGAGCCCCGCCTTGAACGAGCGGCTGGGCGGGCGGATTTTCCTCAAGCCCGAGACCTTGCAACGGGCGGGCGCCTTCAAGTTTCGCGGCGCCTACAACCGGCTGAGCCAACTGAGCGATACTGAAAAGGCGCGGGGCGTCGTGGCGTTCTCGTCCGGCAATCACGCCCAGGGCGTGGCGCTGGCGGCCAGGCTGCTGGGCGTGCCGGCGCTGATCGTGATGCCGTCCGATTCGCCCAGCGTGAAGGTCGAGGGCACGCGAAGCTTCGGCGCCGACATCCGCTTCTACGACCGCTTCACCGAGGATCGC
Proteins encoded:
- a CDS encoding adenylosuccinate synthase, whose amino-acid sequence is MANVTVVGAQWGDEGKGKIVDWLSNRADVVVRFQGGHNAGHTLVVDGKVYKLALLPSGVVQGKLSVIGNGVVVDPWHLLTEIDQIADQGVAITPDLLILADNACLILPLHRDLDQAREAASTQKIGTTGRGIGPAYEDKVGRRAIRVADLADPEALKPKIDRLLAHHGALRRGLGLPEANAQELFDALMELAPRILSYAQPAWRVLDQAYKAGRRILFEGAQGSLLDVDHGTYPFVTSSNTAAGQASAGSGMGPSATGFVLGIVKAYTTRVGEGPFPAELFDEVGKHLSTVGREVGVNTGRARRCGWFDSVLVRQSVAINGIHGVALTKLDVLDGLKTLKICVGYKIGDKVVDYLPAGLRDQAAATPVYEEIEGWTESTAGARSFKDLNANAIKYVRRVEELIGAPVALLSTSPERDDTILMRDPFQG
- a CDS encoding acyloxyacyl hydrolase, which encodes MMKTATFAAVASLMLGAAGLGCASSAFAGEAFVGVYKHDVTFIGKAIGLGAAGREGGADIHLGYRTNRIERLDWLGKPQVHAMVSINTNNTSNFAAVGFNWKVELGQPGGFYLRPGIGLAYTDGKAGLPPANAPNLTPEERDRRTWLYYNRIDFGSKVLFEPELALGYQVNDKVSVELSYTHLSNGQIFHQGKNQGLDDAGVRLVYAF